Below is a window of bacterium DNA.
AGACCTACGGCGTGGACAGCACCTTCCCCGGCGCGAGCCTCTTCTGGTTCCGCAACGAGATCGCCATCCCCTGGAGCGTGGTCTACCCCGAGGGCGCGCCCGCGCGCGCGGTGCTGCGCGCCGCCATGGCCGTCACCCCCGGCGCCGACGGCTCCGGAGCCGACGACCTCATGCCCGGGCTCGGCCGCCTCGAGGGCGTCGCCGGCCCCATCCAGATCGCGCAGATGCACGCCTCGATCCTCGACCAGGACGGCGACGGCGAGGTCGACCCCCTCGACGCCGGCGCGAGCGGCGCCATCACCCTGCAGCAGGACCCGGGCACCGCGATCGTCACCGCCACGGCCACGCTGACCGACTGGAGCGGTGCGTCGCTGGACTACCCGCTGGCCTCCGTGCGCACCCCGGCGGGCGGACACGAGTACCGGCTCGGCCGCCTGGCGGCCGGCGACTACACGCTGCGGTTCTCCGCGCCGGGCTACTTCCCCGCCGCGATCGACGTCACGGTGGCGGCCGGGCAGGAATTGACCGGCGCCGACGTCACGCTGGAGAAGGCGACCACGATCACCGGCACGCTCTCGCTCGAGCTGGCCGGTTCGCGCGGCGGCTTCACGTTCCGCGCCCCGGACGGGACGGTCCTGGCGGAGCAGCCCCTGCTGCTGCCCAACCAGTTCCCCTACCGCTTCACGTTCTACGTGCAGGAGAGCGGCGACTACGAGCTGGAGGCCTTCGCCGCCAACCACCTGCGCCGGACCTTCACCATCCCGGTGGTCGCGGGCGTCGACGTCGCGGACCTCGCGCTGCAGCTGTCGCGGGCGCCCCTGATCGCCGGCGACATCCAGTTCGCCAGCGGTCCCGGCGCGGCCGGCACCGTGACGATCGGCAACGCGGCCGGCGACACCGTGTTCACGACCACCGCGATCGGGCCGGGCGCCACCGCATTCTCGTTCTACGCGCCACGGCTCGGGGCCCTGACGCTACGCGCCGCCGCCGGCACCTACGCGACCGTCCGGCGGGACGTCACCGCCGTCGCGGGCCAGGACCTCTCCGGGCTCGAGCTGCCGCTGCACCGCCTGCCGCAGCTCGCGGGCTCGATCGGCTTCGCCGACGGGCCCGGCCACGCGGGCCGGCTGATCCTCTCCGGAGGTGTCGCCGTCCCCGACACGCTGGACTTCCCCGCGGACGGCGGCACGTTCGCCGAAGGCTCCGGCGAGCTGCCCCCCTTCTTCGTGCCCGCCGGAACCTACCGGCTCACCGCCGAGGCGGACGGCTACGTGCCGCAGACCCGGGAGCTGGTCGTGCCGGACGCGCCGGACCAGACGGTGGACGCGGGCGCGACGTCGCTCGCGGCGGTGCGGGCCGACCGCCTGCGCCTGCTGGACGACCAGGGGTTGCCGACGGTGAGCGTCTCGGCCACCGTCTCGGTCCCCGCCGACGACTTCTATTCCTACGCCCTGCTGCTGCTCGAAGCGGTCGACGCCGACGGGCGCCGCGACCTCTACGACCTCGACGCCAAGCTGTCGGGCCTGCCCCTGACCGCGCGCAAGCTCGAC
It encodes the following:
- a CDS encoding carboxypeptidase regulatory-like domain-containing protein, translated to MRASQLLRTRAALAALLVLLGAAGAAAEPFHAPTVDGLIAGDGVDWASPDRVLDDFDDDGNQRSGNVRHLWLTWDEENLYLGLNYQALDRTVVVYLDAGLNTGPADAALLDLFPRALVLPQGRHIDLMLAQHHTGFTNLGTLRAWRVTGADGAVTEVTASTRNAQTYGVDSTFPGASLFWFRNEIAIPWSVVYPEGAPARAVLRAAMAVTPGADGSGADDLMPGLGRLEGVAGPIQIAQMHASILDQDGDGEVDPLDAGASGAITLQQDPGTAIVTATATLTDWSGASLDYPLASVRTPAGGHEYRLGRLAAGDYTLRFSAPGYFPAAIDVTVAAGQELTGADVTLEKATTITGTLSLELAGSRGGFTFRAPDGTVLAEQPLLLPNQFPYRFTFYVQESGDYELEAFAANHLRRTFTIPVVAGVDVADLALQLSRAPLIAGDIQFASGPGAAGTVTIGNAAGDTVFTTTAIGPGATAFSFYAPRLGALTLRAAAGTYATVRRDVTAVAGQDLSGLELPLHRLPQLAGSIGFADGPGHAGRLILSGGVAVPDTLDFPADGGTFAEGSGELPPFFVPAGTYRLTAEADGYVPQTRELVVPDAPDQTVDAGATSLAAVRADRLRLLDDQGLPTVSVSATVSVPADDFYSYALLLLEAVDADGRRDLYDLDAKLSGLPLTARKLDDVSPPSGDARFLGSEDFEDVITTASAQDGLVRLWIADDAVEVLRLYVGPDVPDPLKQGPVPPTARFMVGFNDPRPAVVVLAAERDTLRTDGLDAVLVSAQLYDSAGNASLIPDIAVTFSVATASTGVGAFTVPTVTTNADGFAVAELTATGTGVLQIDAAVAIDGDVLEVRTGGPDGPVGRLPVVVIPGVTVSWRIAASAGTAGIAVPATIVAQLIDAYGNP